The following are encoded in a window of Anopheles gambiae chromosome X, idAnoGambNW_F1_1, whole genome shotgun sequence genomic DNA:
- the LOC1277361 gene encoding prolyl endopeptidase FAP: MNTVQSTGHATVRNKKDSQFEELTVSSSEKRNWRGIFIALLVIAAVLGLIVFSILLLSPEIESSKLHGRRISLYDIKSGRYEWNTQNGSWINRYEYVFINAEGGLTALQITRDGGFRFEVLMNNATFRQLNVDSYDVSPDRNFVLLYASNGNTQRYNRSYYIYDLAASNVFSLSAKESDTTAPQLQHVLWAPVASNGSGMGVGGEKAMSGQSSHSSSAGSAGSSVAGSSPSLGTASSQGIAYVHQGDIYYKPRVQYDLICRITTSGRDGPVLNGVPDWLYSNVLELKGPSLLFSPDGQYLSFLSFNLSGVQEYQYLWYGDGQQYPKIHSLRYPKVHAANPNVTVYVVHLGVLKYIFPKPVHVPAYIRSTDSYVGGLSWLSPTELSVTYASRNQSVAHVLLCRAPTFSCVEIFQEKAVANSWVLIGETPLFIRRPSALENYAADAPQQPPAGSAPTTTTTTSAPPQPPTPPPPAMPRHLYMLKRLNVRDGSHGYYRHLVLVLLGTKRTITLTMGQFEVTEIVGYDERHGLVYFMAAPYHKPGQRHLYKIPLGLEQLASMAGGGGGTGSSAGSSEPHQPETGRPGHNASDVLLLRPFGSAVPYCVTCGRGPTDGSDGADGGDPKRPNNCLFNRVSFNDDYTYFVQECLGPESPSTYLVEAGTERKVRVLNDGNELREQLVQLAKPQIMTFSVQIKYDFNAQVKLFLPPGVKEDDDLQLPLILHIEAGPERQLVSEEYSVDWNWYLSSHQSYIIAQIDARGSGFQGESLKTQIRGRVGIEVEDQLAVLMYLRDNLKLVDPNRICVYGKGYGGYIAMQMLATDANQVLKCVAAISPIVSFRYFNSFFTERYVLQQDDTERSLIESDLSTKVASLASKNFLLIHSTADCVVHEQHAALLTRSLVNRGIIFRHQMYVDEDHEYRSVSEHLYHTIETYIEENFGNDNQDWTSAFFLSKT, encoded by the exons ATGAACACCGTCCAGAGCACGGGCCATGCGACCGTTCGGAACAAGAAGGACTCGCAGTTCGAG GAATTaactgtctcttcctcggaaAAAAGAAATTGGAGAGGCATTTTTATTGCGCTTTTAGTGATCGCTGCCGTATTGGGGCTAATTGTGTTTTCCATTCTACTTCTATCACCAG AGATCGAAAGCTCGAAGCTGCACGGGCGTCGAATATCGCTGTACGATATCAAATCGGGCCGGTACGAGTGGAACACGCAGAACGGTTCCTGGATCAATC GGTACGAGTATGTGTTCATCAACGCGGAAGGTGGCCTGACGGCACTGCAAATCACCCGCGATGGAGGCTTCCGGTTCGAGGTGCTCATGAACAATGCCACCTTC CGGCAGCTCAACGTTGACAGCTACGACGTGTCACCGGATCGGAACTTTGTACTACTGTACGCCTCGAACGGAAACACGCAGCGCTACAATCGCAG CTACTACATCTACGACCTAGCCGCGTCGAACGTGTTCTCCCTGTCGGCGAAGGAATCGGACACGACGGCACCGCAGCTCCAGCATGTCCTGTGGGCGCCGGTGGCCTCGAACGGCTCGGGTATGGGCGTTGGTGGCGAAAAGGCGATGTCCGGCCAATCTTCCCACTCGTCCTCCGCTGGGTCGGCTGGATCGTCTGTTGCAGGCTCGTCGCCGAGCTTGGGCACGGCCTCTTCCCAGGGCATCGCATACGTGCATCAGGGTGACATCTACTACAAGCCACGCGTACAGTACGATCTTATCTGCCGGATCACCACCAGCG GACGGGATGGGCCCGTGCTGAACGGTGTGCCCGACTGGCTGTACTCGAACGTGCTCGAGCTGAAGGGACCGTCATTGCTTTTCTCGCCCGACGGCCAGTATCTGTCCTTTCTATCCTTCAACCTGTCCGGCGTTCAGGAGTACCA GTATCTGTGGTACGGTGATGGGCAGCAGTATCCCAAGATACACAGTCTGCGCTACCCGAAGGTACATGCGGCCAACCCGAACGTAACGGTGTACGTGGTGCATCTGGGCGTGCTGAAGTACATCTTTCCGAAACCGGTCCACGTGCCGGCGTACATCCGGTCGACCGACAGCTACGTCGGCGGGCTCAGCTGGCTCTCGCCGACGGAGCTCTCGGTGACGTACGCGAGCCGTAACCAGAGCGTAGCGCACGTGCTGCTCTGCCGGGCACCAACGTTTAGCTGTGTGGAG ATCTTCCAAGAGAAGGCAGTGGCCAACTCGTGGGTACTGATCGGCGAGACGCCATTGTTCATCCGACGTCCGTCGGCGCTGGAAAACTATGCCGCCGATGCACCCCAGCAGCCACCGGCCGGTTCAGCCCCGACCACGACAACGACAACGTCCGCACCGCCACAGCCACCAACGCCGCCCCCACCGGCAATGCCGCGCCATCTGTACATGCTGAAGCGGCTGAACGTGCGGGACGGTTCGCACGGCTACTATCGCCACCTGGTGCTGGTCCTGCTCGGCACCAAGCGCACCATTACCCTGACGATGGGCCAGTTCGAGGTGACGGAAATCGTCGGGTACGACGAGCGGCACGGGCTCGTTTACTTCATGGCGGCCCCGTACCACAAGCCGGGCCAGCGCCACCTCTACAAGATACCGCTCGGGCTCGAGCAGCTCGCCTCGATGgcgggcggcggtggcggcactGGGTCTTCGGCTGGCTCGAGCGAGCCGCACCAGCCGGAAACTGGCCGACCCGGGCACAACGCGAGcgacgtgctgctgctgcgcccgTTCGGCTCCGCTGTGCCGTACTGTGTGACGTGCGGCCGGGGCCCCACCGACGGTAGCGACGGCGCGGACGGTGGCGATCCGAAGCGCCCGAACAACTGTCTGTTCAATCGCGTCTCGTTCAACGACGACTACACGTACTTCGTGCAGGAGTGTCTCGGACCGGAATCACCGTCCACCTACCTGGTGGAGGCCGGCACGGAGCGCAAGGTGCGCGTTCTGAACGACGGCAACGAGCTGCGGGAGCAGCTTGTCCAGCTGGCCAAGCCGCAGATCATGACGTTTAGCGTGCAGATCAAGTACGACTTTAACGCGCAGGTGAAGCTGTTCCTGCCGCCCGGCGTCAAGGAGGACGACGACCTGCAGCTGCCATTGATACTGCACAT CGAGGCCGGCCCGGAACGGCAGCTCGTGTCGGAGGAGTACAGCGTCGACTGGAACTGGTACCTCAGCAGCCACCAGTCGTACATTATCGCGCAGATCGATGCGAGGGGATCCGGCTTTCAGGGCGAGTCGCTCAAGACGCAGATCCGTGGACGCGTCGGTATTGAGGTCGAAGATCAGCTGGCCGTACTGAT GTATTTGCGGGATAATCTGAAGCTAGTAGATCCCAATCGCATCTGTGTCTATG GCAAGGGCTACGGTGGCTACATCGCAATGCAGATGCTTGCTACGGACGCGAACCAGGTGCTGAAGTGTGTCGCCGCCATCTCGCCGATCGTTTCCTTCCGCTACTTTA ATTCCTTCTTCACCGAGCGTTACGTGCTGCAGCAGGACGACACCGAGCGGTCGCTGATCGAGTCGGACCTATCGACGAAGGTTGCCAGCCTGGCGTCGAAGAACTTCCTGCTGATCCACAGCACGGCCGACTGCGTGGTGCACGAGCAGCATGCCGCCCTGCTCACCCGCTCCCTCGTCAACCGGGGCATCATCTTCCGGCACCAG
- the LOC3289770 gene encoding NADH dehydrogenase [ubiquinone] 1 beta subcomplex subunit 1 gives MFGLNRQYLWSVVPLFGFGVGWFLDRKETERMTMFRDKSALYGRTLKEGEKPSWP, from the coding sequence ATGTTCGGGCTGAACCGTCAGTATCTGTGGAGTGTGGTGCCGCTGTTCGGGTTCGGCGTCGGCTGGTTCCTCGACCGGAAGGAAACGGAACGCATGACCATGTTCCGCGACAAGAGTGCCCTGTACGGCCGCACGCTGAAGGAGGGCGAGAAGCCATCGTGGCCTTAG